From the Anaeromyxobacter dehalogenans 2CP-1 genome, the window CCCGCGCCCAGGTCGCCGCGGAGGCGGACACGCTGCGCGCCGAGGCCGGCGCGGCCCGCGCGCGCGCCGAGCGGCTCGCCGGCGAGGCGGAGGCCGCGCGGGCCCGGGCGGCCGAGCTCGAGGGCGCCGACGCCGCCCGCGACGCCGAGCAGCGCGAGGCGGCCGAGGCGCGGGCCGAGGCGCTCGCCGCGCGCGCCGGGGAGGTGGAGAAGCTCACCGCCGAGCTGGCCGGGGCGTCGGCCGCGGCCGGAGAGGCCGCCGCGCTGCGCGAGGCGCTCGAGGCCCGCGTGGCCGAGCTGGAGGCCCGCCTGGAGAGCGAGGCGGAGCGCGCGGGGCTGGTGGAGGCGCGCGCGGCCGAGGCGCTGGCGCGCCTGGAGAGCCTGGAGGAGGCCGGCGCCGCGCGCGAGGCCGAGCAGACCGCGGCGGTCCGGGCGGTCACGGCGCGCGCCGAGGCCGCGGAGGCGGCCGCGCGCGACGCCGAGGCCCGCGCCGCCGCGGCCGAGGCGCGGCCGGCGGCGCCCGCGCCGGACGCGGGGCTCGAGGCCGAGCTCGCCGCGGCGCGCAGCGCCGCCGACGTGGCCGGCGCGCAGGCGGCGGAGCTCGAGGCCGAGCTGCAGGCGGTCCGTTGGGAGAAGGACGAGATCGAGCAGCGGCTGCAGTCGCTCACCGCCTCGGGCGCGCTGGGCGGCGCCGGCGAGGTGAGCCGGCTGCGGGACGAGCTCGCCGCACGCGCGGGGGACGGCGCGCTGCTGCGCAAGGAGCTCCAGCGCCTCGAGGCGCAGGTGGCCGAGCTGACGGCACGCCCGCTCGCCGCGCCCGCGCCCGCCGAGGAGGCCGAGGCGGTGCGCCGGGCCGCCGCCCACGCCGCAGAGCTGGAGGAGCGCCTGGCGGAGGCGCTCCGCCGCGCCGCGGACGCGGAGGCCGCCGCCGAGGCGGCCCGGGCCGCGCCGGCGCCCATCCCGGCGGTCGCGGCGGGCGAGGCGCTGAAGCGCGTTGCGCAGGAGAAGGACGCGATCGCCGCGCAGGTCGCCGAGCGCGACCAGAAGATCGCGCGGCTGCAGCGCGAGGTGGCCGACAAGACCGAGCGGCTGGGCCGGCTCGCCAAGGAGATGGGCGAGCTGAAGGCGCGCGGCTTCGGCAAGATCTTCCGCTAGGGGTATCGCACCGTGACCGAGCCACGCCGCTACGAGCGCATCGACGTCGAGCTTCCCTGCCGGCTGTACGTGCCGGGCGAGCGCGGCCTCAAGTTCGAGGCCCACTGCACCTCGCGCAACCTCGGCCTGGGCGGCGTGTTCCTCTCCTCGTCGTTCCTGCTGCGCGAGGGGCTGGAGCTGTTCGTGGAGCTGGGGCTGCCGGCCGGGCCGCTCGCGATCCGCGCCCGGGTGGCGCACACCGTCCCGGGCGATCACCCGGAGCTGGAGGGCGGCTTCGGCGTCGAGTTCCTCGACGTGGACGCGGCCGGGCGCGAGACCCTGCTCCGCTACTTCACCCCGCTCCGCTACCACGAGTTCTACCGCGCCTTCGCCGGCGAGTTCCCGCACCTGCGCGACCGCGTGCCGGTGGCCGACGTGGCCCTGCTCCTGAACCTGTGGGAGGAGTGGAAGGCCGTCGGCGAGGGCGGCCCCGCCTTCACCGCGTCGGGCGCGCCGCCCGCGCCGGCGAGGGCCGGCGCGGGGCCGGCGCGGCGCGGAAGGCGCTGAGCACCGGCCGCATTTGCGCGCGGCGCGCCCGCGTTCTACCGTCCCGCCAGATGACGCCCGTCCGCCTCGCGTTCCTCTGGCACATGCACCAGCCCCCCTACCGCGAGCCGGAGACGGGCGCGTACCTCATGCCGTGGGTCCGGCTGCACGCCACCCGCGCCTACCACGACATGGCCTGGATGCTGGAGCGCCATCCGGGCGTGCGCTGCACCGTGAACTTCACCCCGGTGCTGCTCGAGCAGCTCGAGGACTACGCGCAGGGGACCGCGCAGGACCGCCTGCTGGAGCTGAGCGCACGCCCGCCCGCCGATCTCGGCGCCGAGGATCGCCAGCAGATCCTGCGCTCGTTCTTCATGGTCGGCTGGGAGACGAACGTGAAGCCCTTGCCGCGCTACTGGGAGCTGCTCCAGAAGCGCGGGCGGGAGCTGCGCGGGGTGGACCTGGCCCGGCTCGCGCACTCGTTCGGCGACCAGGAGCTGCAGGACCTCCAGGCGCTGTTCAACCTCGCCTGGATGGGCTTCGCGGCGCAGGCCGACGAGCCGGCGGTGCGGGCGCTGCGGGAGAAGGGGCGGGGCTACACCCGCGCCGACGTGGACGCGCTGCTCGAGGTGCAGCGGCGCATCGCGGCGGGCGTCGTGCCGCGCTGGCGCGCGCTGCAGGACCGCGGGCAGGTGGAGCTCTCCACCACGCCGTACTACCACCCCATCCTCCCGCTGCTCTGCGACACCGACGCCGCGCACCGCGCGCTGCCCGGCATCCCGCTCCCCCCGCGCTTCGCCCACCCCGAGGACGCGCGCTGGCACGTGCGCGAGGCGATCGCCGCGCACGCGCGCCGCTTCGGGCGGCCGCCCGCGGGCATGTGGCCGGCCGAGGGCTCGGTCTCGCCGGAGGCGCTCGAGATCCTGGCCTCCGAGGGCGTGGGCTGGGCGGCGAGCGACGAGGGCGTGCTGCTGCAGTCCCTGCCGGCGGCGGCGCCGCGCCTGCGCTCGGTGTACCGGCCCTGGCGCGTCGCGGCCGGCGCGGGGCGCGAGGTCCGGATGCTGTTCCGCGACCGCGCGCTCTCCGACGTCATCGGCTTCACCTACGCGAAGGTCCCGGCGCGGGACGCGGTGGCGGACTTCACCGCGCACGTGCGGGCGGTGGCCGACGCGTGGGCGCGCGACGGGCAGCCCGGCGCGCCGACGCTGGGCGTGTTCCTCGACGGCGAGAACGCCTGGGAGCACTACCCGAGCTCGGGCCACGAGTTCCTCGACCGGCTCTACGACGCGCTGGAGCGCTCCGACCGCGTGCAGACGGTGACGCTGTCCGAGGCGACCGCCGCCGCCGAGGGCCCGCCCATCGCGCGCGTCCACACCGGCTCCTGGATCGAGGCCTCCTTCCGGATCTGGATCGGCCACCGCGAGGACCGCGAGGCGTGGGCGGCGCTGGGCCGGGTCCGCGACGCGCTCGCGCAGGCGGAGGAGCGCGGCGAGGTCCCGGCCGAGCGGCTCGCCCGCGCGCGCCAGCACCTGTACGCCGCCGAGGCGTCGGACTGGTACTGGTGGTACGGCGAGGACTTCACCACCGAGCAGGCGGCGGAGTTCGACGCGCTGTTCCGCGCGCACGTGAACCGGGCGGCGCTGCTCTGCGGCGTGGACCCGCCGCCGGAGACGCAGGCGCCCATCAAGCGCGCCGGCGCGCCGGCCCCGGGCGCGCTCGAGGCGAAGCCGCTCCGCGAGCCGGTGATGCTGCTCACGCCGACCCTGGACGGCCGCGAGACGACCTACTTCGAGTGGCAGGGCGCCGGGCTGTACCGGCCCGGCCAGCACCGCGGCTCGATGTACGGCGGCGCGCAGGCGTTCCACGTGCTCCGCTTCGGCTTCGACCTCGCCGCGCTCTACCTGCGGCTCGATCCGGCCGAGTCCGCGGCGCGCGCCGCCGAGGTCGCGACGCACGTGCGCGTGTCGGTGCGCTCCCGGGACGGTCAGCGCTGGGTGGACTTCCCGCTCGAGCCGGACGGCGCGCCCCGCCCCGGCGCGTGGCGCGGCCAGGCGCTCGGCCGGCTCGCGTTCGCGCAGGTCGCGGAGCTCGAGCTGCCGTTCGCCGCGCTGGGCCTCGCGCCGGGCGACCGGGTCGACCTCGCCGTCCACGCGCTCCGGGGCGAGGTCGAGGTGGAGCGGCTGCCGCGCTACGGCTACCTCGCGCTCACCGTGCCCGACCAGGACTTCGAGCGCATCCACTGGCGGGTGTAGCGCATCGCGCGCCCGGCGCGCGGGGCCCGGTGTAGACTCGCGGTCGCATGGGCGACGACCCCACCCGCGTCCGGACCCCGGAGGAGCGCGCCGCCGCCGCGGCCGGCCACTGCCTCGTGTTCGTGGCGGGGGACGGCGCGCTCGGCCTGCGGGTGCCGCTCGACGGCGAGGTGGTGCTCGGGCGCGATCCGTCCTGCGCGGTGGCGCTGCCCGCCTCCGACGTCTCGCGCCGGCACGCCCGCGTGGTGCCGGACGGCGACGGCCACCTGGTGCTCGACCTCGGCTCCACCAACGGCACCTGGGTGAACGGCCGCGAGGTGGCGGTGCACCGGCTCGCCCCGGGCGACCGGGTGCAGGTGGGCGCGTTCGTGGCGCGCTACCTGCGGGCCGGCGACGCGGAGGAGTCGGAGCTCGCCGCGCTGGCCGACCTGGCGCTGCGCGATCCGCTCACCGGCCTCCCCAACCGCCGCGCCTTCGAGGAGTCGCTCCGCCGCGAGGTGGCGCGGGCGCGGCGCGGCGGCGACCGGCTGGCGGTGGCGGTGCTCGACGTGGATCGCTTCAAGGACGTGAACGACCGGCACGGCCACGCGGCGGGCGACGTCGCGCTCGCCGAGGTGGCGCGCCGGGCATCGGCGGCGCTGCGGGCCGGGGATCTCCTGGCGCGCATCGGCGGCGAGGAGCTCGCCGCCATCCTGCCCGGCGCCGACGTGGCGGCCGCCGCCGAGGTGGCCGAGCGCGTCCGTCGCGCGGTGGGCACGGAGCCGGTGCAGGCGGGCGGGCAGGCGATCCGCGTGACCGTCTCGCTCGGCTGCGCCGAGCTCGCGCCCGACGACGCCGACGGCGCCGACCTGTTCGCACGGGCCGACGGCCACCTGTACCGCGCCAAGCACGCCGGCCGCGATCGCGTGGAGTTCTGATCGGCCGGCGGCGGCGCCCGGGTGCGCCGCCCCGCGATCCCCCGCCCTCACCCGAACGCGCCCGGCGGCGCGCGCCCGGCCCGGCAGGAAAGCCTGCGCCCCGTCCCTGGCCGGGTTATCCTCGCGCCCGCGTGAAGAACCGGTCCGCCCTCGCGATCCTCTTCGTCATCGTCTTCATCGACCTGCTCGGCTTCGGGATGGTCATCCCGGTGATGGCGCTGTACGCCGAGCGGCTCGGCGCGCCGGACGCGCAGATCGGGTGGCTGATGACCGGCTACTCGGCGATGCAGTTCGTCTTCACGCCGATCTGGGGCCGGCTCTCGGATCGCCACGGCCGCCGGCCGCTCCTGCTCCTCTCGATCGTGATGACGGCGGTCGGGTTCCTCGGCTACGCGCTCGCCCCGAGCTTCGCGTGGCTGCTCGTCTCGCGCCTGTTCGCCGGCGCCGCCACCGCCAACATCGCCATCGCGCAGGCGTACATCGCCGACGTCACGCCGCCGGAGGGGCGCGCGCGCGGCATGGGGCTCATCGGCGCGGCGTTCGGGCTCGGCTTCGTGCTCGGGCCGGCCATCGGCGGCCTGCTCTCGGCCATCTCGCTCTCCGCGCCCGGCTACGCGGCGGCGGCGCTCGCGGCGGCGAACGGGGTGGCGGCGTTCTTCGTGCTGCCCGAGCCGGCCGCGCACGTGCAGGCCGAGCGCCGGCCGCACCTCGAGGCGCTGCTCGGCGGCGTGAGCCGGCCCGGGATCCGCCGGCTCATCCTCATCTACTTCATCGCCATCCTCGCGTTCAGCGGGATGGAGGCGACGTTCGCGCTGCTCGCGGTCCACCGCTACGGGCTCGACCAGCGGCAGGTGAGCTACGTGTTCGCGCTCATCGGCGTGGTCGCGACGGTGGTCCAGGGCGGCCTCATCGGCCCGCTCAGCCGCCGCTTCGGCGAGCGGGCGCTGCTCGTGGCCGGGCTGCTCTTGCAGGCGGCCGCGCTCGCGGCGCTGCCCTACGCCGGCTCGGTGGCGGGCCTGCTCGTCGCCACCGTGCCGCTCGCGTTCGGGTCGAGCCTGACCACCCCGTCCCTGACCTCGCTCGTCTCGCGCTCGGCGCGCGCCGAGGACCAGGGCGGCACGCTCGGCATCGGCCAGTCCGCCGCCGCGCTCGGGCGCATCGCCGGCCCCATCTCCGCCACCCACGCCTACAGCCAGCTCTGGTTCGCGGCGCCCTACCTCGGGGGCGCGGCGCTCATGCTCGCCGGCGCCGCGGTGGGCTCGACGCTCCGGCGCCCGCCGCGCCACGAGCCGGTCGAGCCGGGCGCCGCGCCGGCCGAGGAGGGGTAGCGCCGCATGCCGGATCTCCGCCGCGATCCCATCGTCGGCCGCTGGGTGATCATCGCCACCGAGCGCGCCCGCCGTCCCTCCGACATGCAGCGCACCGCCCCCGCGCCGCAGGGCGGCCTGTGCCCGTTCGATCCCGGCAACGAGGGGATGACGCCGCGCGAGGTGTACGTGGCCGGGCGGCCGCCGTCCGCGCCGCCCAACGCGCCGGGCTGGAAGGTGCGGGTGGTGCCGAACCGGTTCCCGGCACTCAAGATCGAGGGCGAGCTGGACCGGCAGGCGGAGGGCATCTACGACCGGATGAACGGGATCGGCGCCCACGAGGTGATCGTCGAGACCCCGGACCACGACCGGGCCATGGAGGACCTCACCCCGGCCGAGCTCACCGAGGTGCTGTTCGCGTTCAAGGCGCGCATCCTCGACCTGCGCAACGACCTCCGCTTCAAGTACATCCTGCTGTTCAAGAACCACGGCCACCTGGCCGGCGCCTCGCTCGAGCACGCGCACTCGCAGCTCATCGCGCTGCCGGTGGTGCCGCGGCAGGTGATCGAGGAGATCGAGGGCGCCCGCCGGCACTTCGACCTGAAGGAGCGCTGCATCTTCTGCGACATCGTCGGGCAGGAGCGGAAGGAGCGGGCGCGGCTGGTCCTCGAGAACGACGAGTTCGTGGTGTTCGCCCCCTGGGCCCCGCGGAGCCCGTTCGAGACCTGGATCATGCCGAAGCGCCACCAGTCGAACTACGAGGCCGAGCCCAAGGAGCGGCTGGCGCTGTGCGCCGAGGCGCTGGGCAGCACGCTGCGCCGCCTGGGCGGGGCGCTCGGCAAGCCCGCCTACAACTTCATGGTCCACTCCAACCCGCTCCGCGACGCCCAGAGCCCGAGCTACCACTGGCACATCGAGGTGATGCCGGCGCTCACGCAGGTGGCCGGGTTCGAGTGGGGCTCCGGGTTCCACATCAACCCGGTCCCGCCCGAGGAAGCGGCGGAGTTCCTGCGCAAGGTGCCCGGCTAGCGGCGCCGGAAGGTCCATACTGACGTCGATGCAGATCCTGTTCGTCGCCTCGGAGGTCGGCCCGTGGTCGAAGACGGGCGGGCTCGGGGACGTGGCCGGCGCGTTGCCGCAGGCGCTCGCCGAGCGGGGCAACGAGGTGGCGGTGGTGACGCCGCGCCACGGGTCGATCGACCCGCACGCGGCCGGGCTCCAGCCCGTGCGGACGGCGCTCCACGTGCGGGGCGAGCCGGTGGCGCTCTGGGTGAAGCGGGGGCCGGCGCCGGTCTACTTCGTGGAGCACCCGCACCTGTTCGGCAGCCGCCGCGGCCTGTACGGCGAGGGCGGGCGCGACCACGGCGACAACGCCGAGCGCTTCGCGTTCCTGACCCGGGCCGCGCTGGCCCTGCCCGCCGCGCTCGGGCTCCGCCCCCGCATCCTGCACCTGAATGACTGGCAGTGCGGCCTCGGGCCCTGGCTGCTGCGCCACGAGCACGCGCGCGACCCGGCGCTCGCCGGCGCCCGGACGGTGTTCACCATCCACAACCTCGCCTACCAGGGGCTGTTCCCGAAGCAGGTGCTGCCCGCGCTGGGCCTCCCGTGGGAGGTGTTCCGCTGGGAGGCGATGGAGTTCTTCGACCAGCTCTCCTTCATGAAGGCCGGGCTCGCGTTCGCCGACGCGCTCACCACCGTCTCGCCCACCTACGCGCGCGAGATCCTCACGCCGGAGGGCGGCGCCAGCCTCGACGCGCTGCTCCGGCACCGCGCCCGGGACCTGCACGGCATCCTGAACGGCATCGACGTGCACGCCTGGGACCCGGCCCGCGACCCGCACCTGCCCGCGCACTTCGGCGCCGGCGACCTCACCGGCAAGGCGGCGTGCAAGGCCGCGCTCCAGCGCGAGGTGGGGTTGCCGGTGCGGCCCGAGGTCCCGGTGGCGGGCCTGGTGACCCGGCTCGCCGAGCAGAAGGGGATCGACCTCGTGGCGGCGGCGCTGCCGGCGCTGCTCGCCCGCGACGTGCAGGTGGTGCTGCTCGGGAGCGGCGACGCGGCCTACGAGCAGGCGTTCGCGCGCGCCGCGCGCGAGCACCCCGACCGCGTGGCCGCGCGCATCGGGTTCGACGAGGGGCTGGCGCACCGGATCGAGGCGGGCGCGGACCTGTTCCTCATGCCCTCGCGGTTCGAGCCGTGCGGCCTGAACCAGATGTACTCGCTGCGCTACGGCACCGTCCCGGTGGTGCGGGCGGTGGGCGGCCTCGCCGACACGGTCGAGGACTTCGACGGCTTCGCCCGCGGCACCGGCTTCCGCTTCTCCGAGTACACGCCGCAGGCGCTCCTCACCGCGACGCGCCGCGCGCTGGACGTGTTCCGCGACCGGCGCGCCTGGCGCGGGCTGGTGGAGCGCGGCATGGCCGAGGACAACAGCTGGGAGCGGAGCGCGGCGAGGTACGAGGCGCTCTACCGGACGCTCGCGCCGGGGCGCTGACCGGCCCGACGCGCCTTCCCGGCGACCCGCGCGGTGCGCAGCGTGCGGTCATGGCCACCGCACCCCACGACGACCCCGAGCCGACCGCCCGCCCGACCGACCGGCTGCCGCGCGAGCTGCTCGAGGAAGAGGACGAGAAGCTCGTGCCCGCGAGCAACGTGGGCGGTGCGGCCCCCACCGCGCTCGGCGCCGACTCCGGGGGCGACCTGCCCGGCTCGGAGGACGACCTCGCCAACATGTCCGAGCCTGAGCCGCCCGAGCCGCCGGAGGTGGGGGCGGTGCACGTCCGCCGCGGCGCCGCGGGCGAGGAGGAGGGCGAAGGCGGCGAGGCCGGCGACGACGAGGAGGCCGGGCCCGGCGCGCCGCGGACGCGGCACTGACGCGGCCTGCGCCGCGACCTACTCGAGGCCGCGGTCGCGCAGCTCGTCGTCCGACTCGCCGTGCAGGTGCCCGAGCTCGTGCAGGAGCGTCACGCGCACCTGCTCGGTGAGCTCGGCCCGGTCGCGCGCGAAGCGGAGCAGGTTCTTGCGGTAGAACACGATGCTCCGGCAGCGGGGCCCGTCGGCCTCGGTGCAGGCCTCGTCGGCGGGCGGGCCGCGGTACAGCCCGAGGATCGACGGCGAGAGCGGCGGCTCGACCGCGGTGAGGTCCTCGGTGTCGGGCAGGTCCTGGATCTCCACCGGCGCGAGCTTCAGCGCCTCGCGCTCGGCCGCGGGGAGCGCCGCCACCGCGGCCTCCACCTCGGCCCGGAACGCGCCCGCGTCCACCGCCAGCTCGTCGCGGAAGTCGTCCGGCGCGAGCGTGCGCGCCCGCGCCAGGAGCGCCGCGGCGCGCCGGCCGTCGCCGCTGCGCTCGGCGACCAGGCCGAGCTGGTGGATGGCCCACGCGTCGTCGGGCGCGATCGCCAGCGCGCGCTCGAAGGCCCGGCGCGCCTCGCCGAAGCGGCACAGCTCGAACAGGGCCACGCCGCGCTCGTAGAGCGCGTCCGGGTCCCTGGGCCGGGCCGCCAGCGCGCGCTCGAGGTGCGCGAGCGCCAGGTGGCTGCGCCCCAGGTCGTTCTCGGCCATCCCGGCGACCAGCTCGAGCCGCGCGGCGAGGTCCTTGTCCTTGCGCGGGGGGCGGGTGGCGCTGCGCGCGCCGCGCACCGCGTACTCGAGGCCGGCCTCGAGCGCGTCGCGGGCGGCGCCCAGCCGGCGGACGTGCAGCTCGGCCGCGCCGAGCAGCGCCTCCGGCTCGTCCGGATCCACCGCCAGCGCGCGCGCGAAGGCGAGGCGCGCCTCGTCGAGCCGGTCGAGCGCGGCGAGCGCGGCGCCGCGCGCGGTGAGCGCCGGCACCATCCGCGGCGCGAGCCGCAGCGCCTCGTCGGCGCAGGCGAGCGCGCGCTCCCGGGCGCCCGCGTCCAGCGCCGCGACCGCCTCCTCGGCGAGCGCGCTCGGGGCCGCGAACGGCTCGCCGGGCAGGCACGCCTCGGGGCGAGCGCGCGACCCGCGGGCGGGCGGCGGGACGTAGCGGGCCGGGGTGATCGTCCCGCGCGCGACATGGTTCGCCTGCGGCGCCGCCGGGGCGGGCGCAGGAGCGGTGGAGGGGGTGCAGGCCGCAGCGAGCAGGAGGACCGCCGCACGGCGGAACGGCAGAGACATCGCCGCGAGCTTGCCACAGCCCTCGGGGGCGCGCCAGCCGGGGTCCCGCGCCGCGAGCGCCCGCGCGGCCGGCCGAGGGCAGAGGGCGCAGGCGGCGCCCGACGGCGCCTGCGGGGCACCGCGCTGCCCGCTCCGGGGGGGGCGTCAGGGCGCGTGAGCCGATCCCCGCCCGCCGCCGCGGCGACGGGCGGGGACGGGGTGGCGTGCGCTCATCGCGGGAACGGGCCCAGCGCCGCCTCGCACCGGTCGGCGAGCGCGCCCAGGAACGCGAGCAGCTCCGGCGGGTGGACCGGGTC encodes:
- a CDS encoding galactose-1-phosphate uridylyltransferase — protein: MPDLRRDPIVGRWVIIATERARRPSDMQRTAPAPQGGLCPFDPGNEGMTPREVYVAGRPPSAPPNAPGWKVRVVPNRFPALKIEGELDRQAEGIYDRMNGIGAHEVIVETPDHDRAMEDLTPAELTEVLFAFKARILDLRNDLRFKYILLFKNHGHLAGASLEHAHSQLIALPVVPRQVIEEIEGARRHFDLKERCIFCDIVGQERKERARLVLENDEFVVFAPWAPRSPFETWIMPKRHQSNYEAEPKERLALCAEALGSTLRRLGGALGKPAYNFMVHSNPLRDAQSPSYHWHIEVMPALTQVAGFEWGSGFHINPVPPEEAAEFLRKVPG
- a CDS encoding PilZ domain-containing protein; translation: MTEPRRYERIDVELPCRLYVPGERGLKFEAHCTSRNLGLGGVFLSSSFLLREGLELFVELGLPAGPLAIRARVAHTVPGDHPELEGGFGVEFLDVDAAGRETLLRYFTPLRYHEFYRAFAGEFPHLRDRVPVADVALLLNLWEEWKAVGEGGPAFTASGAPPAPARAGAGPARRGRR
- a CDS encoding MFS transporter; the encoded protein is MKNRSALAILFVIVFIDLLGFGMVIPVMALYAERLGAPDAQIGWLMTGYSAMQFVFTPIWGRLSDRHGRRPLLLLSIVMTAVGFLGYALAPSFAWLLVSRLFAGAATANIAIAQAYIADVTPPEGRARGMGLIGAAFGLGFVLGPAIGGLLSAISLSAPGYAAAALAAANGVAAFFVLPEPAAHVQAERRPHLEALLGGVSRPGIRRLILIYFIAILAFSGMEATFALLAVHRYGLDQRQVSYVFALIGVVATVVQGGLIGPLSRRFGERALLVAGLLLQAAALAALPYAGSVAGLLVATVPLAFGSSLTTPSLTSLVSRSARAEDQGGTLGIGQSAAALGRIAGPISATHAYSQLWFAAPYLGGAALMLAGAAVGSTLRRPPRHEPVEPGAAPAEEG
- a CDS encoding glycoside hydrolase family 57 protein, with protein sequence MTPVRLAFLWHMHQPPYREPETGAYLMPWVRLHATRAYHDMAWMLERHPGVRCTVNFTPVLLEQLEDYAQGTAQDRLLELSARPPADLGAEDRQQILRSFFMVGWETNVKPLPRYWELLQKRGRELRGVDLARLAHSFGDQELQDLQALFNLAWMGFAAQADEPAVRALREKGRGYTRADVDALLEVQRRIAAGVVPRWRALQDRGQVELSTTPYYHPILPLLCDTDAAHRALPGIPLPPRFAHPEDARWHVREAIAAHARRFGRPPAGMWPAEGSVSPEALEILASEGVGWAASDEGVLLQSLPAAAPRLRSVYRPWRVAAGAGREVRMLFRDRALSDVIGFTYAKVPARDAVADFTAHVRAVADAWARDGQPGAPTLGVFLDGENAWEHYPSSGHEFLDRLYDALERSDRVQTVTLSEATAAAEGPPIARVHTGSWIEASFRIWIGHREDREAWAALGRVRDALAQAEERGEVPAERLARARQHLYAAEASDWYWWYGEDFTTEQAAEFDALFRAHVNRAALLCGVDPPPETQAPIKRAGAPAPGALEAKPLREPVMLLTPTLDGRETTYFEWQGAGLYRPGQHRGSMYGGAQAFHVLRFGFDLAALYLRLDPAESAARAAEVATHVRVSVRSRDGQRWVDFPLEPDGAPRPGAWRGQALGRLAFAQVAELELPFAALGLAPGDRVDLAVHALRGEVEVERLPRYGYLALTVPDQDFERIHWRV
- a CDS encoding diguanylate cyclase, which produces MGDDPTRVRTPEERAAAAAGHCLVFVAGDGALGLRVPLDGEVVLGRDPSCAVALPASDVSRRHARVVPDGDGHLVLDLGSTNGTWVNGREVAVHRLAPGDRVQVGAFVARYLRAGDAEESELAALADLALRDPLTGLPNRRAFEESLRREVARARRGGDRLAVAVLDVDRFKDVNDRHGHAAGDVALAEVARRASAALRAGDLLARIGGEELAAILPGADVAAAAEVAERVRRAVGTEPVQAGGQAIRVTVSLGCAELAPDDADGADLFARADGHLYRAKHAGRDRVEF
- the glgA gene encoding glycogen synthase GlgA, translated to MQILFVASEVGPWSKTGGLGDVAGALPQALAERGNEVAVVTPRHGSIDPHAAGLQPVRTALHVRGEPVALWVKRGPAPVYFVEHPHLFGSRRGLYGEGGRDHGDNAERFAFLTRAALALPAALGLRPRILHLNDWQCGLGPWLLRHEHARDPALAGARTVFTIHNLAYQGLFPKQVLPALGLPWEVFRWEAMEFFDQLSFMKAGLAFADALTTVSPTYAREILTPEGGASLDALLRHRARDLHGILNGIDVHAWDPARDPHLPAHFGAGDLTGKAACKAALQREVGLPVRPEVPVAGLVTRLAEQKGIDLVAAALPALLARDVQVVLLGSGDAAYEQAFARAAREHPDRVAARIGFDEGLAHRIEAGADLFLMPSRFEPCGLNQMYSLRYGTVPVVRAVGGLADTVEDFDGFARGTGFRFSEYTPQALLTATRRALDVFRDRRAWRGLVERGMAEDNSWERSAARYEALYRTLAPGR
- a CDS encoding metallopeptidase family protein — its product is MSLPFRRAAVLLLAAACTPSTAPAPAPAAPQANHVARGTITPARYVPPPARGSRARPEACLPGEPFAAPSALAEEAVAALDAGARERALACADEALRLAPRMVPALTARGAALAALDRLDEARLAFARALAVDPDEPEALLGAAELHVRRLGAARDALEAGLEYAVRGARSATRPPRKDKDLAARLELVAGMAENDLGRSHLALAHLERALAARPRDPDALYERGVALFELCRFGEARRAFERALAIAPDDAWAIHQLGLVAERSGDGRRAAALLARARTLAPDDFRDELAVDAGAFRAEVEAAVAALPAAEREALKLAPVEIQDLPDTEDLTAVEPPLSPSILGLYRGPPADEACTEADGPRCRSIVFYRKNLLRFARDRAELTEQVRVTLLHELGHLHGESDDELRDRGLE